CCAAGCCGGTTGCAACGAGACGACGAACTCCCAGGGGGAACCGGGCAGCCCCGTGACCGCCCGGTCCCACCGATCGTGGGCCGCGTCGAGCCAGCCGGCCACGGTCTCCCCCGCCGCCTTCTTGATCCGGACCTGGCCCATGGCCGGGCTGAGTCCGGCAGCGGTGCGCAGCTCCTCGGCGTAGACGACCGGGTCGCCGAGCGCCTCGACACCGCGCTCCTCGACCAGGTCGGTCAGGTCGGCCTCGAGGCCACCGGCCAGCTCCTCGCGCTCGTCGGAGGTGAGGTCGGCCAGCCTGGCCCGGACCGCCTCGGCGAACTGCGCGACCTCCGGTGCGATGGATGCGGTGTTCATGCGGGGACTCCTTGCAGGATGCCGGACACGGTGGCCGAGAAGTGGGCCCAGTCGTCGGTCTGGCTCTTCAGCTGCGAGCGGCCGATGGGCGTGATGCCGTAGTACTTGCGGTGCGGACCTTCGTCGGACGGGACGACATATGACGTGAGGGCGCCGGAGGCGTAGAGCCGGCGCAGCGTGCCGTAGACCGAGGCGTCCCCCACGTCGTCTAGCCCGCCGGCGCGCAGGCGGCGTACGACGTCGTAGCCGTAGCCGTCCTCAGCGTCGACGACCGCGAGCACCGCGAGGTCGAGCACCCCCTTGAGGAGCTGGGTGGTATCCATGCAGCGCACACTACTGCGCGAACCGTAATAGTGTGCGGTGCGCCGCTCCTCTGGCGTGTCGGGCCGTGCGACGATCGGCCCATGGTCGAGAAGCGCATCGGCGTCTGCAACCTCTGCGAGGCCATCTGCGGCCTCGAGCTCACCATCGACGACGGTGTGGTGACCTCGGTCCGGGGCAACGACGCCGACCCACTCTCCCGCGGCCACATCTGCCCCAAGGGCGTGGCGATCGCGGACGTCTACACCGACCCCGACCGGCTGCGCCGTCCGGTCAAGCGGGTCGGCGACGACTGGGTGGAGATCGGCTGGGACGAGGCGTTCGACCTGGTCGCCGACAACCTCGCGCGCATCATCGGCGAGCACGGCCGTGACTCGCTCGGCTTCTACCTGGGCAACCCCAACGTGCACAGCCTGGGCTCGATGACGCACGGCATCGGCATGGTTAAGGCACTGCGCTCGCGCAACACGTTCAGCGCCACGTCGGTCGACCAGCTGCCCCACCAGCTGCTGGCACACCTGATGTTCGGCCACCAGCTGCTGCTGCCCATCCCCGACATCGACCGCACGTCGTACTTCCTGGTCTTCGGCGCCAACCCGATGGCGTCCAACGGCTCGCTGATGACGGCGCCCGACTTCCCCAACCGGCTGCGCGAGCTCAAGAGGCGCGGCGGCCAGATGGTCGTCTTCGACCCGCGCCGCACGGAGACCGCGAAGGTCTCCACCGAGCACCATTTCGTGCGGCCGGGCGCCGACGCCTGGGTGTTGCTCGCGATGCTCAACGTGCTGTTCGCCGACGGCATCGCCACTCCCCCGTCGTACGCCGACCGGCTGGGCGCCGTCGAGGACGCACTGCGCGACTTCACACCCGAGAGGGCGGCCGCGATGAGCGGAGTGCCTGCCGACGAGATCGTCCGGGTGGCGCGCGACTTCGCCGACGCCGAGAGCGCCGTGGCCTACGGCCGGGTCGGCGTCTCCACCCACGAGTTCGGCTCCGTGTGCCAGTGGGCGGTCAACCTGCTCAACATCCTCACCGGCAACTTCGACCGCATCGGCGGCGCAATGTTCACGTCTCCGGCGATCGATGCCGTCGGCACCGGCCTGATCGGTCGCGGCCACCACGGCGCCTGGCACTCCAGGGTCCGCGGCCTGCCCGAGACCGCCGGCGAGCTCCCGGTGGCGGTGCTCAGCGAGGAGATCGAGACTCCGGGACCCGGCCAGATCCGGGCGATGCTGACGCTCTCGGGCAACCCGGTGCTGTCGACTCCCGACGGCGTCCGCCTCGACGGGGCGCTGGCGTCGCTCGACTTCATGGCGGCCGTCGACATCTACGTCAACGAGACCACCCGGCACGCCGACGTGATCCTGCCGCCGAACGACGGCGCTCGAGCGCGACCACTACGACCTGATCTTCCAGACCTTCGCGGTGCGCAACACGGCACGGTTCACACCGGCCGTGTTCGCCAAGGACAAGGACGCCCGCCACGACTGGCAGATCTACCGCGAGATCGCCCTGCGCACGATCAAGCGACTGCCCACCAAGCCGTCCCTGCGCAACCGCGCCCTCCTGTTCGCACGCATGAGCACCAGTCCCACCCGTCTGGTCGCGCTGCTGCTGCGGCGCACGCGCACCGGCGTCACTCTCAAGAAGCTGCGCGACCGCCCCGAGGGCATCGACCTCGGCCCACTGCGGCCCGGGTTGATGCCTGAGCGTCTGCAGACCCGCGACAAGCGGCTCGATCTGGCTCCTCGGCTGGTGCTCGACGACCTCGCCCGCCTCGCCGCCGCCCCCGCCCCGACTGCCGACGAGCTGTTGCTGATCGGCCGGCGGCACCAGCGCGACAACAACTCGTGGATGCACAACTCCGACCGGCTC
This is a stretch of genomic DNA from Nocardioides sp. InS609-2. It encodes these proteins:
- a CDS encoding PadR family transcriptional regulator; translated protein: MDTTQLLKGVLDLAVLAVVDAEDGYGYDVVRRLRAGGLDDVGDASVYGTLRRLYASGALTSYVVPSDEGPHRKYYGITPIGRSQLKSQTDDWAHFSATVSGILQGVPA
- a CDS encoding molybdopterin-dependent oxidoreductase — encoded protein: MVEKRIGVCNLCEAICGLELTIDDGVVTSVRGNDADPLSRGHICPKGVAIADVYTDPDRLRRPVKRVGDDWVEIGWDEAFDLVADNLARIIGEHGRDSLGFYLGNPNVHSLGSMTHGIGMVKALRSRNTFSATSVDQLPHQLLAHLMFGHQLLLPIPDIDRTSYFLVFGANPMASNGSLMTAPDFPNRLRELKRRGGQMVVFDPRRTETAKVSTEHHFVRPGADAWVLLAMLNVLFADGIATPPSYADRLGAVEDALRDFTPERAAAMSGVPADEIVRVARDFADAESAVAYGRVGVSTHEFGSVCQWAVNLLNILTGNFDRIGGAMFTSPAIDAVGTGLIGRGHHGAWHSRVRGLPETAGELPVAVLSEEIETPGPGQIRAMLTLSGNPVLSTPDGVRLDGALASLDFMAAVDIYVNETTRHADVILPPNDGARARPLRPDLPDLRGAQHGTVHTGRVRQGQGRPPRLADLPRDRPAHDQATAHQAVPAQPRPPVRTHEHQSHPSGRAAAAAHAHRRHSQEAARPPRGHRPRPTAARVDA